The proteins below are encoded in one region of Lujinxingia sediminis:
- a CDS encoding sigma-70 family RNA polymerase sigma factor: MTTQHPKPNESTTSKVEVLVDKGKHSSVKLKGTDQEMGLDAGSLNDASELFGDLSLPMMRGSNLNLPASADPLTAYLARLNYIEPLPADEQQELAERYVNENDRNAGKMLILTNLRLVVKLAREYQRRWTNLLDLIQEGNVGLAEAVTRYDPYRGVKFTSYAQYWIRAMILNYLMNHLHPVKIGSSRAGRKLFYNLKKARRELMRQGHPNPTPALIADYLDVDESEVVRVAAQLDAPPVYLDAQAPGHEKTTVGELMHSETADPEELVTDYDLATRLREAINAFGENLEDEREMTIWFDRMIAEEPRSLVDLGEYWGVSKERIRQVEVQIRDDFRRFLLDRLGDEVKLDFLDQLG, from the coding sequence ATGACTACCCAACATCCCAAACCCAACGAATCGACCACCTCGAAAGTTGAAGTGCTCGTCGACAAGGGCAAGCACAGCAGCGTCAAGCTCAAGGGCACCGATCAGGAGATGGGGCTTGATGCCGGTTCGCTCAATGACGCCTCCGAACTTTTTGGCGACTTGAGCCTGCCGATGATGCGTGGCTCCAACCTCAATCTGCCCGCCAGCGCCGATCCGCTGACTGCCTACCTGGCCCGCCTCAACTACATCGAGCCCCTGCCCGCTGATGAACAGCAGGAGCTGGCCGAGCGCTACGTCAACGAAAACGACCGTAACGCCGGCAAGATGCTCATCCTCACCAACCTGCGTCTGGTGGTGAAGCTGGCCCGCGAGTACCAGCGACGTTGGACCAACCTCCTCGACCTGATCCAGGAGGGCAACGTGGGACTGGCCGAAGCCGTCACCCGCTACGATCCGTACCGCGGCGTCAAATTCACAAGCTACGCCCAGTACTGGATTCGGGCGATGATTCTCAACTACCTGATGAATCATCTCCACCCGGTCAAAATTGGGAGCTCGCGCGCCGGGCGCAAGCTCTTCTACAACCTCAAAAAAGCTCGCCGCGAGTTGATGCGTCAGGGCCACCCCAACCCCACCCCGGCGCTTATCGCCGACTACCTCGATGTCGATGAGAGCGAGGTGGTGCGCGTGGCCGCCCAGCTCGACGCCCCGCCGGTCTACCTCGACGCCCAGGCTCCCGGCCACGAAAAGACCACCGTCGGCGAGTTGATGCACTCGGAGACGGCCGACCCCGAAGAGCTGGTCACCGATTACGACCTGGCCACTCGCCTGCGTGAGGCCATCAATGCCTTTGGCGAGAACCTCGAAGACGAACGCGAGATGACCATCTGGTTTGATCGCATGATCGCCGAGGAGCCCCGCAGCCTGGTTGACCTTGGCGAATACTGGGGCGTCTCCAAAGAACGTATCCGCCAGGTCGAGGTGCAGATCCGTGACGACTTCCGCCGCTTTCTGCTCGACCGCCTGGGTGACGAGGTCAAGCTCGACTTCCTCGATCAGCTGGGCTGA